The region GTACCATTTTATAGTATTCAAAATTCCTGTATCTAATGAAAATTTGGGTTTCCAATTTAAAATCTCTGTTGCTTTCAGTGAGTTCAAAAATTGATGATCAATTTCATGTTTAGCTACATTTAATACAGTAGGAGTTATTCCCTCTTTTCCACTAATTTTGATTATTTTATTTACTAGTTCAATAACAGTAATAGGATCTTCATTACTAAAATTAAAAGCTTCTCCAAGTATACTTGGATTTCTCTCCATATTTTCTGCAAGGTTAAGATATGCCTCTACAGCATCAAGTATATACAAATAATCGCGTGTAGATTGACCATTTCCACGAATTAAAGGTATCTCTCCTTTTATAATAGACATAATACTACTAGGAACTATTCTAGTTAAATTAAGGTCCCCCTCCCCATATATATTTCCACACCTAGTGATACATACAGGAGAGTTAAATGTGTGAAAATAAGTCGACGATAACATATCAGTGGCACTTTTTGAAACATCATAAGGAAAAATACCGTTAAGATGATTTTCCTCAGAATAAGGCAATTTTAATGTAGTACCATATGCTTTATCACTTGAAGCGACTATTATTTGTTTAACCTTATCCGATCTTTTTGATGCCTCTAATACATTCCATGTGCCTCTAATATTACTTTCAAACGTTTCTATTGGATTTTCAGAGCCAACTTTAACATCTGTTTGTGCCCCAAGATGAAAGATAGTTTCAATCTCATAGGTTTCTATAACTTCTTTTAATAAAAATAAGTCTGTTAAATCACCTTTAATCATGGTCATTGATAAAGTACTACCTGACTTTACTAAAACAGAATCTTCTTTTAATTCTCTATATAAACCTACTACTTTTGCTTCTAAATGAATTAATCTCTCACATAAATGAGATCCTACAAATCCATTACTACCTG is a window of Planococcus sp. MB-3u-03 DNA encoding:
- a CDS encoding GDP-mannose 4,6-dehydratase encodes the protein MWKKRNVLVTGSNGFVGSHLCERLIHLEAKVVGLYRELKEDSVLVKSGSTLSMTMIKGDLTDLFLLKEVIETYEIETIFHLGAQTDVKVGSENPIETFESNIRGTWNVLEASKRSDKVKQIIVASSDKAYGTTLKLPYSEENHLNGIFPYDVSKSATDMLSSTYFHTFNSPVCITRCGNIYGEGDLNLTRIVPSSIMSIIKGEIPLIRGNGQSTRDYLYILDAVEAYLNLAENMERNPSILGEAFNFSNEDPITVIELVNKIIKISGKEGITPTVLNVAKHEIDHQFLNSLKATEILNWKPKFSLDTGILNTIKWY